The Vibrio splendidus genome has a window encoding:
- a CDS encoding ABC transporter permease subunit produces the protein MERRQQFFHSPLPYLFLAPQILIIAVFFIYPAAKAVYLSFMLEDPWGTSSIFVWFENYQMLFESSEYLNSIGFTLMFAIVVSFLSLALALLLAVKADNIIHGQGVYKVTLTWVYAVAPAIAGVIGAFLFNPHIGVFTELFSVVGWNFSFQTDPVDATFALILVSVWKQVSVNFIYFLAGLQSISYAVKEAAMLDCISDSKRFWTITFPLLAPTGFFLLVINLTYSFFETFGVIDTMTNGGPGGGTTSLVYKVYRDGFVGADLGGSSAQSVVLLLLVLTLTFIQFRVVEKRVHY, from the coding sequence GTGGAACGACGTCAGCAATTCTTTCACTCTCCGCTGCCTTACCTATTTTTGGCGCCTCAGATCCTCATCATTGCCGTTTTCTTTATCTACCCAGCAGCCAAGGCGGTTTATCTTTCATTTATGCTGGAAGACCCTTGGGGCACCTCATCTATATTCGTCTGGTTTGAGAATTACCAAATGCTATTCGAATCGAGCGAGTACCTGAACTCGATTGGCTTTACTTTGATGTTCGCGATTGTGGTCTCTTTCTTATCACTTGCCTTGGCTCTGCTGCTTGCCGTGAAAGCCGACAACATCATTCACGGACAAGGCGTATACAAAGTCACACTCACTTGGGTTTATGCGGTCGCACCCGCGATAGCAGGCGTTATCGGCGCTTTCTTGTTTAACCCGCACATTGGTGTATTTACCGAGTTATTTTCCGTTGTGGGTTGGAACTTCAGCTTTCAAACCGATCCTGTTGATGCCACGTTTGCTCTGATTTTGGTGTCCGTGTGGAAACAGGTTTCGGTGAATTTCATCTACTTTCTGGCTGGGCTTCAATCGATCTCTTACGCCGTAAAAGAAGCAGCGATGTTGGATTGTATCAGTGACTCGAAACGTTTCTGGACCATCACTTTCCCACTACTCGCGCCAACTGGATTTTTCCTACTGGTCATCAACCTCACCTACTCGTTCTTTGAAACCTTTGGCGTAATCGACACCATGACCAATGGCGGCCCGGGTGGCGGCACAACGTCGTTGGTGTACAAGGTGTATCGAGACGGGTTTGTTGGCGCAGATTTAGGCGGCAGCTCCGCACAATCTGTTGTGCTGTTATTGCTGGTCCTCACTCTTACATTTATCCAGTTTCGCGTTGTAGAAAAGCGTGTCCATTACTAG
- a CDS encoding sn-glycerol-3-phosphate import ATP-binding protein UgpC translates to MKNNNDTTQMNNNRIQSLNEYKTSHLPSHQAIHKNTEDTPMPNPKQTLAHNQATHNRTRKAPTMLGIKNLVKTYENGHQAVKGVSLDINEGEFLVLVGPSGCGKSSILRSIAGLESISGGEIHLGGRRVDTEKPALRDIAMVFQNYALYPHMTVYKNLAYGLKNRGVSQHLIEDKIEKVAKTLKIEEYLDRKPAKLSGGQRQRVAMGRAIVRDPQLFLFDEPLSNLDASLRAHMRLEIKKLQRELGVTSVYVTHDQVEAMTLADRIVVLNNGQIEQVGTPREVYHQPASTFVASFIGSPAMNFLPATLDDGYLEIGDQQMYLPEYAHVKNTAITLGIRPEHSEVCADLVMNALPLELRISVVEPLGPNQLVHGLVNEQPFIAVTPETTLCQAVPLGLSIDKSNLHIFDNLGKRIHPNNFTSQESHEDATSLTTALA, encoded by the coding sequence GTGAAAAATAATAACGACACAACTCAAATGAACAATAACCGCATTCAATCTCTCAATGAGTACAAGACATCTCACCTGCCTTCTCACCAAGCTATCCACAAAAATACAGAGGATACCCCGATGCCAAACCCAAAGCAGACGCTAGCGCACAACCAAGCCACTCACAATCGTACGCGTAAAGCTCCCACCATGTTGGGTATCAAAAACTTGGTCAAGACGTATGAAAACGGCCATCAAGCCGTCAAAGGAGTCTCTCTTGACATCAATGAGGGTGAGTTCCTTGTCTTGGTGGGTCCTTCTGGTTGTGGCAAGTCTTCTATTTTACGTTCCATTGCGGGTTTAGAAAGCATCTCTGGCGGTGAGATACACTTAGGTGGTCGTCGGGTTGATACAGAGAAACCAGCCCTGCGTGATATCGCGATGGTCTTCCAGAATTACGCGCTCTACCCTCACATGACGGTGTATAAGAACCTCGCTTATGGCTTAAAAAACCGAGGTGTCAGTCAGCACCTTATTGAAGATAAAATTGAGAAAGTCGCCAAAACTCTGAAGATCGAAGAATACCTAGACCGCAAGCCAGCCAAACTTTCTGGTGGTCAACGTCAACGTGTTGCTATGGGGCGAGCGATCGTTCGCGACCCACAACTGTTCTTGTTTGACGAACCTTTGTCTAACCTAGATGCCTCACTGCGTGCCCACATGAGGTTAGAAATCAAAAAGCTGCAACGCGAGCTTGGCGTGACCAGTGTTTACGTCACTCATGATCAAGTTGAAGCCATGACACTGGCTGACAGAATCGTGGTACTCAACAACGGTCAAATAGAGCAAGTCGGGACACCAAGAGAGGTCTACCACCAGCCAGCCAGTACCTTTGTGGCAAGCTTCATTGGCAGCCCAGCGATGAATTTCTTGCCAGCAACACTCGACGACGGCTACCTTGAGATTGGCGACCAGCAAATGTACTTGCCCGAATACGCCCACGTAAAAAATACAGCCATCACACTTGGTATTCGCCCAGAACACTCTGAGGTTTGTGCCGATTTAGTCATGAACGCGCTGCCGCTTGAATTACGCATCAGCGTGGTTGAGCCTTTAGGGCCAAATCAATTGGTTCATGGCCTTGTGAACGAACAACCCTTTATTGCAGTGACACCTGAAACGACGCTGTGCCAAGCCGTCCCTCTCGGGCTAAGCATCGATAAATCCAACCTGCATATTTTTGACAATCTTGGCAAACGCATTCACCCAAATAACTTCACATCACAGGAGTCACACGAAGATGCGACAAGCTTAACGACGGCTCTAGCTTAA
- the ugpE gene encoding sn-glycerol-3-phosphate ABC transporter permease UgpE — protein sequence MKSNKVSDHLILIAGMLFMLVPIWLIFASSTHNPNTIVSEGLQWLPGDNFTAIYSEAWNKSMGFSGEVTASKMIANSMIMGLGFAIGKIIISMMAAYALVYFRLPYATAWFWLIFVTLLLPLEVRIIPSYEVVAGLGLLNSYTGLILPLIASATATFFFRQFFKTIPDELLEAAQLDNAGPFRFFVDILLPLSKTMIAAIFIIMFVVGWNQYLWPIMMTTDEGYNTIVMGIKQVLNNINETSLPRYDYAFAMVILAMLPPVLVVVVFQRWFVKGLVESEK from the coding sequence ATGAAAAGTAATAAGGTCTCTGACCACCTAATTTTAATTGCTGGGATGCTGTTTATGTTGGTCCCTATCTGGCTAATCTTCGCCAGTTCAACCCATAATCCAAACACCATTGTCAGCGAAGGTCTGCAATGGCTACCGGGCGATAATTTTACGGCTATTTATAGCGAAGCTTGGAACAAAAGTATGGGCTTCAGTGGCGAAGTCACCGCCAGTAAAATGATCGCCAACTCAATGATCATGGGGCTAGGTTTTGCGATCGGTAAGATCATCATTTCGATGATGGCGGCGTATGCTTTGGTCTACTTTCGACTGCCTTATGCTACAGCTTGGTTTTGGTTGATCTTCGTGACGCTGCTACTGCCATTAGAAGTTCGTATTATCCCTTCCTATGAAGTTGTCGCAGGGCTTGGGCTTCTTAATAGCTACACAGGATTGATTCTACCTTTGATCGCATCAGCCACCGCGACCTTCTTTTTTAGACAGTTCTTCAAAACCATCCCCGATGAATTGTTAGAAGCCGCACAGTTAGATAATGCAGGTCCATTTCGATTCTTTGTCGATATCTTGCTGCCTCTTTCTAAAACCATGATCGCAGCGATTTTCATCATTATGTTTGTGGTGGGTTGGAACCAATACTTATGGCCGATCATGATGACTACCGATGAAGGCTACAACACCATCGTGATGGGCATAAAACAAGTACTCAACAACATCAATGAAACCAGTTTACCGCGCTATGACTATGCTTTCGCCATGGTGATTTTAGCCATGTTGCCACCCGTTTTAGTGGTGGTTGTATTTCAGCGTTGGTTTGTAAAAGGGCTAGTAGAAAGTGAAAAATAA
- a CDS encoding glycerophosphodiester phosphodiesterase family protein encodes MSSIIVGHRGVAGTHPENTKASIEQAAKLGLKWIEVDIQPTQDDQLVVCHDHTLERCSDGKGRVDEHTLAELRQLDFGRWKSEQFAGEKILTLEELLTLVEQHDLSVNLEIKVDSRHQAPYVVDLLHDELIRSNLDTDKVLLSSFSHKVVAEMARHLPRYRVGVITEQLTQDDLILINEVKAFSCHMNYEHVDQSDLDTLNEANIQAWCYTVNDPSRFKFLSKVDAVFTDFPNQFNPIN; translated from the coding sequence ATGTCGTCTATCATCGTAGGTCATCGGGGTGTCGCAGGTACTCACCCAGAAAATACCAAAGCAAGCATTGAACAAGCGGCTAAACTCGGCTTGAAATGGATTGAAGTTGATATTCAGCCCACTCAGGATGACCAACTGGTCGTTTGTCACGATCACACGCTTGAGCGCTGCAGCGATGGCAAAGGTCGAGTTGATGAACACACCCTTGCTGAGCTACGTCAGCTCGATTTTGGCCGTTGGAAGTCTGAGCAGTTCGCTGGAGAAAAAATACTGACGTTGGAAGAGTTACTCACACTTGTTGAGCAGCATGATCTTAGCGTCAACCTCGAAATCAAAGTCGACAGCCGACATCAAGCCCCTTATGTCGTTGATTTGCTGCACGACGAGTTGATTCGCTCAAATCTAGACACCGATAAGGTCTTACTTTCGAGCTTCAGCCATAAGGTGGTTGCTGAAATGGCTCGTCATTTACCGAGATATCGAGTGGGAGTAATCACAGAGCAACTGACTCAAGATGATCTTATACTCATCAATGAGGTCAAAGCGTTCAGCTGTCACATGAACTATGAACACGTTGATCAGAGCGATCTTGACACACTCAACGAAGCGAACATTCAAGCATGGTGCTACACCGTCAATGATCCGTCTCGCTTCAAATTTCTCTCAAAAGTAGATGCTGTATTTACTGATTTTCCGAATCAATTCAACCCTATAAATTGA